One window from the genome of Candidatus Afararchaeum irisae encodes:
- a CDS encoding sulfatase, with protein MSAEPVTEATNTVLITVDSLRADAVEHDPESEVTPVLGELSSRSTSTVFENAFAHGNWTPFSFPSILASRSVFSDSRNIGAPETPTLAEALSRESVSTGGFNASNGFLTHHWEYDRGFDEFEDFIESNDRIYSKYLMAHPTVQGWIQLGTSPFKRLASAVKREGDDTHFADTSRMIELEERAKGFIRERSDGSFFIWIHYMDTHTPYVPAPRHVREVSSSHMGTLGMLRAHLYTGLGWDVDEKILSRLRTLYEATVRQVDESIGRLLSLLSDEGIRDETCVVVAGDHGEEFQEHGHLAHYPKLYNELINVPLIVDLPRDGLEADSVSEPVGLNSVPPTVCDVMGVETPEDWEGESLLRDGPDDEPVVSVTVRGDSVTQQPIPKTPDEGDLLVSARTSDWTYIKNTETGEKELYNTAEDDFKKNDLYSESNTEFGDTEIIESFRRRVHERAEEVLSNESHEEEDDGMSDEVSKRLEALGYR; from the coding sequence ATGAGCGCCGAGCCGGTTACAGAAGCTACGAACACGGTACTTATAACCGTGGACTCTCTCCGGGCTGACGCCGTCGAACACGATCCCGAGAGCGAGGTGACACCTGTCTTAGGCGAACTTTCGAGCCGATCTACGTCGACAGTCTTCGAGAACGCCTTCGCACACGGCAACTGGACTCCCTTCTCGTTTCCGAGCATCTTAGCTTCGAGATCCGTCTTCTCAGACAGCCGTAACATAGGAGCACCCGAGACGCCGACACTCGCCGAGGCTCTGTCACGTGAGTCGGTGTCGACGGGTGGTTTCAACGCCTCGAACGGCTTCCTGACCCACCACTGGGAGTACGACAGGGGGTTCGACGAGTTCGAGGACTTCATAGAGTCGAACGACAGGATATACTCGAAGTATCTCATGGCACATCCCACCGTACAGGGCTGGATACAGCTAGGCACGTCGCCTTTTAAGCGTCTCGCGAGTGCTGTCAAACGCGAGGGCGACGACACACATTTCGCCGACACGTCACGTATGATAGAGCTTGAGGAGAGGGCAAAGGGATTCATACGTGAGAGGTCGGACGGCTCTTTCTTCATATGGATACATTACATGGACACACATACGCCGTATGTCCCGGCTCCACGCCACGTCCGTGAGGTCTCTTCGAGCCATATGGGGACTCTCGGTATGCTGAGGGCACATCTCTACACGGGACTCGGATGGGACGTCGACGAAAAGATACTCTCACGTCTCCGGACTCTCTACGAAGCGACCGTCCGACAGGTCGACGAGAGCATAGGACGTCTCCTGAGTCTACTCTCCGATGAGGGTATCAGAGACGAGACTTGTGTCGTAGTCGCGGGTGACCACGGTGAGGAGTTCCAGGAACACGGACATCTCGCACATTACCCAAAGCTCTACAACGAGCTAATAAACGTGCCTCTGATTGTAGACCTCCCCAGAGACGGCTTAGAAGCCGACTCGGTCTCGGAGCCCGTCGGACTCAACTCGGTGCCACCGACGGTATGTGACGTCATGGGTGTTGAGACTCCCGAGGACTGGGAGGGAGAAAGTCTCCTCCGAGACGGCCCAGACGACGAGCCCGTAGTCTCGGTGACGGTCAGGGGCGACTCCGTGACACAGCAGCCGATTCCGAAGACTCCCGACGAGGGCGACCTCCTCGTGAGCGCACGTACCTCCGACTGGACCTACATAAAGAACACCGAGACGGGAGAGAAGGAGCTTTACAACACAGCCGAGGACGACTTCAAGAAGAACGACCTATACTCTGAGTCGAACACCGAGTTCGGAGACACCGAGATTATAGAGTCCTTCCGGCGTAGGGTTCACGAACGTGCCGAGGAAGTTCTCTCGAACGAGAGTCACGAAGAGGAAGACGACGGTATGTCGGACGAGGTATCCAAACGTCTTGAGGCACTAGGATACAGATAA
- a CDS encoding PGF-CTERM sorting domain-containing protein: protein MRRETALGLGVLAVVLFVLGVTILVPGAVEKPQDPVRRSYIHVNEVSLKPVSVTGSNVTLRVETRFDHSEGVSENTTVTVRATSTETGLLETTRTKDVGDVKDEREVSVTHNVTVERSGGYRVDSVVYTDGRRVSSASKSVEGVGSLKPEYARSPLGFESFGSQPSIEYSVDEVDRSTVALNVTAYVTNTGGRQTGNTYVVLKARQSESGIVADERRVDVGEIDEGETDRVNGRLVVPDGYNYYLDAVLWKDDVVLGTTRSGASLNPSKSIPTNVTQEEVGIRVEDFERDDEPQSRSDELESEVPEDGQGQPGLGVVAAVLAVSAVGVRRWYYD from the coding sequence ATGAGAAGGGAGACGGCACTCGGACTCGGTGTCTTAGCCGTAGTTCTGTTTGTCTTAGGCGTGACTATTCTCGTCCCGGGTGCCGTCGAGAAGCCCCAAGACCCCGTGAGAAGGAGCTATATACACGTCAACGAAGTCAGTCTGAAGCCCGTCTCTGTCACGGGTTCGAACGTCACACTCAGGGTCGAGACACGTTTCGATCACTCCGAGGGCGTCTCCGAGAACACGACCGTCACTGTCAGAGCCACGAGTACCGAGACGGGTCTCCTCGAAACCACCCGGACGAAAGATGTCGGAGACGTCAAAGACGAAAGAGAGGTGAGTGTGACACATAACGTCACCGTCGAGAGGTCGGGTGGTTACAGAGTAGACTCTGTCGTCTACACCGACGGAAGACGTGTCTCGTCGGCGTCGAAGTCTGTCGAGGGGGTCGGGAGCCTGAAGCCCGAGTACGCACGTAGTCCACTCGGATTCGAGAGCTTTGGGTCACAGCCGAGCATAGAGTACTCGGTAGACGAGGTAGACAGATCGACTGTGGCTCTCAACGTGACGGCGTACGTAACCAACACCGGAGGGAGACAGACCGGGAACACCTACGTCGTTCTCAAGGCTCGCCAGTCGGAGTCTGGTATAGTAGCCGATGAGAGACGCGTCGATGTCGGCGAGATAGACGAGGGCGAGACAGACAGGGTAAACGGGCGTCTGGTTGTTCCCGACGGATACAACTACTACCTCGACGCAGTCCTCTGGAAGGACGACGTGGTCTTGGGTACCACGAGAAGCGGAGCGAGTCTCAACCCTAGTAAGAGTATACCGACGAATGTGACCCAGGAGGAGGTGGGGATAAGAGTCGAGGACTTCGAGAGAGACGACGAGCCACAGTCCCGGAGCGACGAGTTGGAGTCGGAAGTTCCGGAGGACGGACAGGGACAGCCGGGTCTCGGAGTCGTCGCGGCTGTCTTGGCAGTCTCCGCCGTCGGAGTTAGAAGGTGGTACTATGACTGA
- a CDS encoding DUF2250 domain-containing protein: MVSQKEIETLRQEAQTIFTRIDEVNGALKDARKKEGDHWDDGSLDLSLETPSGDEIEVELDLDKDAAENAQERYEEAKEMEEVLEEKKEVEGELAGAPSDPLAYLILYHLKKVKGDYPRSMAMNLDAERKDVVDLCDQLESAGLIERIESGMLKRRKVKLKRSLETHQHHTYYRLSREGDHLLRFLEEDDGKESFLRKVDNALTVARRISEGGPDYPRMTSEDLDLDLDHVRKLYKAMVLAGVAETYDGSIIKGKERKLKPKDETHRKHTYYVTTRDVDLILRDWED, encoded by the coding sequence ATGGTCTCCCAGAAGGAGATAGAGACATTAAGGCAGGAAGCCCAGACGATATTCACACGTATAGACGAGGTTAACGGCGCGCTCAAAGACGCGAGGAAGAAAGAGGGAGACCACTGGGACGACGGAAGCCTCGACCTCAGCCTCGAAACGCCGTCGGGGGACGAGATAGAAGTAGAACTCGACCTCGATAAGGACGCCGCCGAGAACGCACAGGAGAGATACGAGGAGGCGAAGGAGATGGAGGAGGTCTTAGAGGAGAAGAAAGAGGTCGAGGGCGAGCTCGCGGGCGCGCCGTCAGACCCCCTCGCCTACCTCATACTCTACCATCTCAAGAAGGTCAAGGGCGACTACCCGCGTTCTATGGCGATGAACCTCGACGCCGAGAGAAAAGACGTAGTCGACCTGTGTGATCAGCTAGAGAGCGCGGGTCTGATAGAACGCATAGAGTCGGGGATGCTCAAGAGACGTAAGGTCAAGCTCAAACGGTCTCTTGAGACACACCAGCACCACACCTACTACCGTCTGTCGCGCGAGGGCGACCATCTACTACGTTTCTTGGAGGAGGACGACGGCAAGGAGAGCTTTCTGCGTAAGGTCGACAACGCCCTCACGGTGGCTCGGCGTATATCGGAGGGGGGACCCGACTACCCACGTATGACCTCGGAGGATCTCGACCTCGACCTCGACCACGTCCGGAAGCTCTACAAGGCGATGGTTCTCGCGGGAGTCGCCGAGACCTACGACGGAAGCATAATAAAAGGGAAAGAGAGGAAGCTCAAGCCGAAGGACGAGACCCACAGGAAACACACCTACTACGTCACGACGCGCGACGTAGACCTCATACTCAGGGACTGGGAAGACTGA
- a CDS encoding peroxiredoxin yields MLEVGDTAPELSAETTQGRFDLSEADDEGAVVLFFFPKAGSRVCTKEACSFRDSTAEFNDVDATVVGVSSNDSVERLEEFAEKNSLDFPLVSDTDGEISEKYGAKGVLGLYSKRVTYVIEDGEVVGRVKGMLSADRHVEVSIETLRQI; encoded by the coding sequence ATGCTCGAAGTCGGAGACACAGCCCCTGAGTTGAGTGCCGAGACGACACAGGGGAGATTCGACCTGTCGGAGGCGGACGACGAGGGTGCCGTAGTACTGTTCTTCTTCCCTAAGGCGGGAAGCCGAGTATGTACGAAGGAGGCTTGTTCGTTCCGTGACTCGACAGCCGAGTTCAACGATGTCGATGCGACCGTCGTAGGGGTCTCGTCGAACGACTCAGTCGAACGTCTCGAAGAGTTCGCGGAGAAAAACAGTCTCGACTTCCCTCTCGTGAGCGACACCGACGGAGAGATATCCGAGAAGTACGGCGCGAAGGGTGTACTCGGACTCTACTCGAAACGCGTGACCTACGTGATCGAGGACGGCGAGGTCGTCGGACGCGTCAAGGGAATGCTGAGTGCCGACAGACACGTCGAGGTCTCTATTGAAACTCTGCGCCAGATCTGA
- the polC gene encoding DNA polymerase II large subunit yields MSDEMDRPSQSQSQNQRRDDYLQELEDRLWNAMEIANEARSRGGDPSPEVEIPVAKDLAERVENLIGIEGISERIRELEDEMSRENVALKLAEEFAVGEIGDSDSKAGKAEDAIRTAVALLTEGVVAAPLEGIDAVEVRQNDDGTEYLSVEYAGPIRSAGGTAQALSVLVADYVRTEVGIDEYKPRDDEVERYVEEIDLYASETGLQYTPKDKEVRKIVENCPIFLDGEPTSEREVSGYRDLERIETNRARGGMCLVAAEGIALKAPKIKKHVTSLGLDGWDWLDFFIHDSSDDDAESEDGEDETEEDGDDTDGSQRPRPRPRVDPNDKFLQDLIAGRPVFSHPSAKGGFRLRYARARNTGYAASGISPATMVLVDDFLAPGTQLKTERPGKAAGVAPVDSLEGPTVRLHNGEVRRIDDADEARRIRNGVEKIIDMGEIAVNYGDFLENNHPLAPASYVYDWWIQELGETEADVEELSEAFDLEDVDPRQALRLSDKYGVPLHPSFTYLWHDISLDEYSRLLNSVIEKKDGKLLLEGDVSELLEKLLVPHIQNDDTVRVGDRDSVVLERYLDADSPPDDAETVLDAVEEVSGIETRERAPTSVGARMGRPEKSKRRDMNPRVHCLFPIGEAGGSQRDIDEATSYSETMRESTGRIDVEVGVRRCPDCGETTYETVCDCGERTEPVEKCPRCGVEVDDRDECPRCGGETSSVEETTIDIKSEYREALDELGERDSYDILKCVKGLSSEDKTPEPLEKGVLRAKHDVSAFKDGTSRYDLTDLPLTAFKPAELDVSVDKVRELGYETDIDGEPLRDPEQVVELKPQDVVLSDDAAEYMVSVADYVDDLLEEYYGTEPYYGIDDRDDLVGELVMGLAPHTSAGVLGRVVGFTSASVGYAHPFFHAAKRRNCFHPETKVWVKDEDGWRYERIEELVEGNLEDPRRDDFGNLIQEIEDDRDLYVPSVDSDGETVVKRIDALSKHPSPEHLIEIETRSGRSLSLTPDHELQVYDRSSGEIHTKKAVEMSEDDHLITPHDLPVDSDSSDLRFDLLEEFLRIPEVENDRLMVKGWEKDEIYELFEESLETEWVGEFYPLKSTAEYLGMTKKSLSNYIYRGSLPASILLELLGSAENVVSSTPDNLKLGIKRDSVEIDRFIDVNENVATLLGYYAAEGFVREQETSKGSIHQTTFCGAEEDARDFYLRTLEEEFGVSPYVENEFKITVSGRLLRVLLDSVLQAGVYSHTKRVPDFVFDAPPSIAAAYLKGYFSGDGHVSSDVLEVHATTVSDELKEDLLAVLTRLGIKAKVREKEPVRLHEKFPDYYDAGTEKTSLPTYRLSISSKDAATFGQKVGFHLPRKQSVLSQHLSQKTTAKRRIVFDGSSDEEEILIESVEEVEYTKSDTDFVYCLTVNDTHSLVANDLGAKQCDGDEDCVMLLMDGLLNFSKSYLPDKRGGQMDAPLVMTTRIDPEEIDDESHNVDTVDRYPLDFYEATREIADSKSVDVPIAEDGLNDPDLSFDHTVETTEIAGGPDNSSYKTLGSMLDKTENQLELARKIRAVKEDDVAERIIESHFLPDLIGNLRAFGQQEVRCTNCNSKYRRPPLSGRCDCGSELTLTVHEGSVRKYLDVSLRVGEEYGASNYTLQRLEQLERSIDSIFEDDKSRQSGIADFM; encoded by the coding sequence ATGTCGGACGAGATGGATCGACCGAGTCAGAGTCAGAGCCAGAACCAGAGACGTGACGACTACCTACAGGAGCTCGAAGACCGTCTCTGGAACGCGATGGAGATAGCGAACGAGGCACGTTCGAGAGGCGGAGACCCGAGTCCGGAGGTCGAGATACCCGTCGCAAAGGATCTCGCCGAGAGGGTCGAAAACCTCATAGGAATCGAAGGTATCTCCGAGAGGATACGTGAGTTAGAGGACGAGATGAGCCGTGAGAACGTCGCTCTCAAGCTCGCCGAGGAGTTCGCAGTAGGTGAGATAGGAGACTCCGACTCGAAGGCGGGGAAGGCAGAGGACGCCATAAGAACCGCCGTCGCACTCCTCACCGAGGGAGTAGTCGCCGCGCCCCTCGAAGGCATCGATGCCGTAGAGGTCAGACAGAACGACGACGGTACCGAGTACCTCTCGGTCGAGTACGCGGGTCCGATACGGAGCGCGGGTGGTACAGCACAGGCTCTGAGCGTCTTAGTCGCTGACTACGTCCGTACAGAGGTCGGGATAGACGAGTACAAGCCGAGGGACGACGAGGTCGAGAGATACGTCGAGGAGATCGACCTCTACGCCTCGGAGACGGGTCTCCAGTACACTCCGAAGGACAAGGAGGTACGTAAGATAGTCGAGAACTGTCCGATCTTCTTAGACGGTGAGCCCACGAGCGAGCGCGAGGTCTCGGGTTACAGGGATCTCGAACGGATAGAGACCAACAGGGCGCGCGGAGGCATGTGTCTCGTCGCCGCCGAGGGAATCGCCCTCAAGGCTCCGAAGATAAAGAAACACGTCACTAGCCTGGGCCTCGACGGCTGGGACTGGCTCGACTTCTTCATACACGACTCGTCCGACGACGACGCCGAGTCAGAGGACGGCGAAGACGAAACAGAGGAAGACGGGGACGACACCGACGGTAGTCAGCGTCCACGTCCACGTCCCCGTGTCGACCCCAACGACAAGTTCCTCCAGGATCTCATAGCCGGAAGACCCGTCTTCTCACATCCCTCGGCGAAGGGCGGCTTCCGTCTGCGTTACGCGAGGGCACGGAACACGGGATACGCCGCCTCTGGGATCAGTCCCGCGACGATGGTTCTCGTCGACGACTTCCTCGCGCCCGGGACACAGCTGAAGACCGAGAGACCGGGTAAGGCGGCGGGGGTCGCTCCAGTCGACTCGTTGGAGGGTCCTACGGTGAGGCTCCACAACGGCGAGGTGAGACGTATAGACGACGCCGACGAGGCGAGGAGGATCAGAAACGGAGTCGAGAAGATCATCGACATGGGCGAGATCGCCGTCAACTACGGCGACTTCCTCGAAAATAACCATCCACTTGCTCCGGCGTCTTACGTCTACGACTGGTGGATACAGGAGCTCGGAGAGACCGAGGCGGATGTCGAAGAGCTATCGGAGGCTTTCGACCTCGAAGATGTAGACCCGAGACAGGCTCTCAGGCTGAGCGACAAGTACGGGGTTCCTCTCCATCCCAGCTTTACGTATCTTTGGCACGACATAAGCCTCGACGAGTACTCACGTCTTCTCAATAGTGTGATAGAGAAGAAAGACGGCAAGCTTCTCCTCGAAGGCGACGTCTCCGAGCTACTCGAAAAGCTCCTCGTCCCGCATATACAGAACGACGACACCGTACGGGTCGGAGACAGGGACTCCGTGGTACTCGAAAGGTACCTCGACGCCGACTCTCCGCCGGACGACGCCGAGACTGTCTTAGACGCCGTAGAGGAGGTCTCGGGAATAGAGACGAGAGAGCGCGCGCCGACAAGTGTAGGCGCACGTATGGGACGTCCCGAGAAGTCGAAGAGACGTGACATGAACCCGCGTGTCCACTGTCTCTTCCCGATAGGCGAAGCGGGAGGCTCACAGAGGGACATAGACGAGGCGACTTCGTACTCTGAAACTATGCGTGAGAGCACGGGACGTATAGACGTCGAAGTCGGCGTGAGACGGTGTCCCGACTGCGGAGAGACTACCTACGAGACCGTCTGTGACTGCGGCGAGAGGACAGAGCCCGTCGAGAAATGCCCGAGATGTGGTGTCGAGGTCGACGACAGAGACGAATGTCCGAGATGTGGCGGCGAGACTTCGTCGGTCGAGGAGACGACTATCGACATAAAGTCGGAGTACAGGGAAGCACTCGACGAACTCGGCGAACGTGACAGCTACGACATACTCAAATGCGTCAAAGGTCTCTCATCGGAGGACAAGACACCCGAGCCCCTCGAAAAGGGTGTGCTGAGAGCGAAACACGACGTCTCGGCTTTCAAGGACGGCACCTCGCGGTACGACCTCACCGACCTTCCACTCACGGCGTTCAAACCCGCTGAGTTAGACGTCTCAGTCGACAAGGTGCGCGAACTCGGATACGAGACCGACATAGACGGCGAGCCCCTCAGAGACCCCGAACAGGTCGTCGAACTCAAGCCACAGGACGTGGTTCTGAGCGACGACGCCGCCGAGTACATGGTATCAGTCGCCGACTACGTCGACGATCTCCTCGAAGAGTACTACGGTACTGAGCCCTACTACGGGATAGACGACAGGGACGATCTCGTCGGAGAGCTCGTGATGGGACTCGCGCCACACACGAGCGCGGGAGTCCTCGGGAGGGTCGTCGGATTCACGTCAGCTTCTGTGGGATACGCACATCCATTCTTCCACGCAGCCAAGAGACGGAACTGCTTCCATCCGGAGACTAAAGTATGGGTGAAAGACGAGGATGGCTGGAGATACGAACGTATAGAGGAGTTGGTCGAGGGGAATCTCGAAGACCCGAGACGTGACGACTTCGGTAATCTGATACAGGAAATAGAAGACGACAGAGACCTCTATGTTCCCTCAGTCGACTCTGACGGCGAGACAGTCGTTAAGAGGATAGACGCACTTTCGAAACATCCTTCCCCCGAACATTTAATCGAGATAGAGACACGCAGCGGACGAAGCCTGTCCTTGACACCCGACCACGAGTTACAGGTCTATGACAGGTCTTCGGGAGAGATCCATACTAAAAAGGCAGTTGAGATGTCCGAGGACGACCACCTCATAACACCACATGACCTCCCGGTCGACTCTGACTCCTCAGACCTCCGCTTCGACCTGCTTGAGGAGTTCCTACGAATCCCGGAAGTCGAAAACGACCGTCTGATGGTTAAGGGCTGGGAGAAAGACGAGATCTACGAGCTTTTCGAGGAGAGTCTCGAAACTGAGTGGGTCGGGGAGTTCTACCCATTAAAAAGCACAGCGGAGTATCTCGGCATGACTAAGAAGTCTCTCAGCAACTACATCTACCGTGGGAGTCTTCCGGCGAGTATACTACTCGAACTACTTGGGTCAGCCGAGAACGTCGTCAGCTCAACACCTGACAACCTAAAGCTCGGAATTAAACGCGACTCGGTGGAGATAGACCGGTTCATCGATGTCAACGAGAACGTCGCAACCCTTCTCGGCTACTACGCCGCTGAGGGGTTTGTACGCGAACAGGAGACTTCAAAGGGAAGTATACACCAGACAACCTTCTGTGGAGCCGAGGAAGATGCCCGTGACTTCTATCTCCGTACACTAGAGGAAGAGTTTGGCGTGAGTCCATACGTCGAAAATGAGTTCAAGATTACTGTTTCAGGACGTTTACTACGGGTCTTGTTAGATTCAGTTCTACAAGCCGGGGTCTATTCACACACGAAACGTGTTCCCGACTTTGTCTTCGATGCTCCCCCGAGTATAGCCGCGGCATACCTTAAGGGATACTTCAGCGGTGACGGACACGTCTCCTCCGACGTGCTTGAGGTACACGCGACGACCGTAAGCGACGAGCTGAAAGAGGATCTCCTCGCAGTACTCACACGTCTGGGTATAAAAGCGAAGGTGAGAGAGAAAGAGCCAGTTCGCCTCCACGAGAAGTTCCCTGACTACTACGACGCCGGTACCGAGAAGACTTCTCTTCCGACTTACAGGCTGTCTATTTCCTCGAAAGACGCAGCCACGTTCGGTCAGAAAGTCGGATTCCATCTCCCGAGGAAACAGTCAGTGCTCTCCCAACATCTCAGTCAGAAAACAACTGCTAAGAGAAGAATAGTCTTCGACGGTAGCTCAGACGAAGAGGAGATACTCATCGAGTCGGTGGAAGAAGTTGAGTACACCAAGAGCGACACCGACTTCGTGTACTGTCTTACGGTAAATGACACACATTCGTTAGTAGCCAACGACTTAGGTGCTAAGCAGTGCGACGGTGATGAAGACTGTGTGATGCTACTGATGGACGGTCTTCTCAACTTCTCGAAGTCGTATCTCCCAGACAAGAGAGGTGGACAGATGGACGCGCCTCTCGTGATGACGACACGTATCGACCCCGAGGAGATAGACGACGAGTCCCACAACGTAGACACCGTAGACCGTTACCCCCTCGACTTCTACGAGGCTACTCGTGAGATCGCCGACTCGAAGTCCGTAGACGTACCGATAGCTGAGGACGGTCTCAACGACCCCGACCTGAGCTTCGACCACACAGTCGAGACCACCGAGATAGCCGGAGGACCCGACAACTCGTCGTACAAGACACTCGGGTCGATGCTCGACAAGACAGAGAACCAGCTGGAGCTCGCACGGAAGATACGCGCGGTGAAGGAGGACGACGTCGCCGAGAGGATAATTGAGTCACATTTCCTCCCCGATCTGATAGGTAACCTGCGTGCCTTCGGTCAGCAGGAGGTTCGGTGTACCAACTGCAACTCGAAGTACAGACGTCCGCCTCTCTCGGGTAGATGTGACTGTGGAAGCGAACTCACTCTCACAGTCCACGAGGGAAGCGTGAGGAAGTACCTCGACGTCTCGCTACGTGTCGGAGAGGAGTACGGTGCGTCGAACTACACCCTCCAGCGTCTCGAACAGCTTGAGAGGTCGATAGACAGCATATTCGAGGACGACAAGTCGAGACAGTCGGGAATAGCCGACTTCATGTAG
- a CDS encoding transposase, whose amino-acid sequence MEIRRTVPVKLDVDDHADTLLQETFKQFKKACQHVADVGWHAEDYIIDNKTELHERTYDSLREATDLQASHVQLARNLAADALKGCVKKLENDEKASKPTFTSDVVVHNQRTMTFKDGGVSLATVDDRIHADFILPHEDDNDNPQTEYLSEDWEKREATLHHRDGDYYLHVTVRKEVEDKESEDAENGTSRSGSFDGSQIEDLRTVLGVDLNVTGGFAVTSTGYFVESADYINHVRNEYEKRRGGMQEKGTRSAHLTMKSVGSRFARWSEQKLHETANEIVEEAVEHSCMVIAFEDLEGIRENISNDKKFQQWAFNRLYEYVEYKAEERGIDVEQVNPEYTSRRCSKCGFTHEKNRDGDDFECLKCGYELNADYNASKNIAMKYLRREQKSHGGGATSHLALKSGVLNVNGQYRPAELLG is encoded by the coding sequence GTGGAAATACGCCGAACAGTACCTGTCAAACTCGACGTGGACGACCACGCTGACACACTCCTCCAAGAGACTTTCAAACAGTTCAAGAAAGCGTGCCAACACGTCGCAGACGTAGGCTGGCACGCCGAAGACTACATAATCGACAACAAAACTGAACTTCACGAAAGAACTTACGACAGCCTACGTGAAGCTACCGACCTACAGGCTAGCCACGTCCAACTAGCACGAAACCTCGCAGCCGACGCACTCAAAGGCTGTGTCAAAAAGCTAGAAAACGATGAAAAAGCAAGTAAGCCTACGTTCACGTCGGATGTCGTGGTACACAACCAGAGAACCATGACATTCAAAGACGGTGGCGTGTCCCTCGCCACCGTCGATGACCGCATCCACGCTGACTTCATACTCCCTCACGAAGATGATAACGACAACCCACAGACAGAGTATCTGAGTGAAGACTGGGAGAAAAGAGAAGCTACTTTACACCACAGAGACGGCGACTACTACCTACACGTTACAGTTAGGAAAGAAGTAGAGGATAAAGAGTCGGAGGATGCCGAGAACGGAACGTCTCGAAGCGGGAGCTTCGATGGCTCGCAAATCGAAGATTTGCGAACGGTTCTCGGCGTAGATCTAAACGTAACAGGTGGTTTCGCCGTCACTTCAACAGGTTATTTCGTAGAATCGGCTGACTACATCAACCACGTCCGTAACGAGTACGAAAAACGACGTGGTGGGATGCAAGAAAAAGGCACTCGTTCAGCTCACCTGACAATGAAGAGCGTAGGTAGTCGCTTTGCTCGCTGGAGCGAGCAAAAACTCCACGAGACTGCTAACGAGATCGTTGAAGAGGCAGTTGAACACAGTTGTATGGTCATTGCTTTCGAGGACTTAGAAGGTATTAGAGAGAATATATCAAACGACAAGAAGTTTCAGCAGTGGGCATTCAACCGGTTGTACGAGTACGTGGAGTATAAAGCCGAAGAGAGAGGGATTGACGTGGAACAGGTCAATCCCGAATACACGAGCCGACGGTGTTCTAAGTGTGGTTTTACGCATGAGAAGAACCGTGATGGTGACGATTTCGAGTGCCTGAAGTGTGGTTATGAGCTAAACGCCGACTACAACGCATCGAAGAATATAGCTATGAAGTATCTCCGCCGTGAGCAAAAGTCTCACGGCGGAGGGGCTACCAGTCACCTAGCCCTCAAGTCAGGGGTGTTGAACGTGAATGGTCAGTATCGACCTGCCGAACTTCTCGGCTAG